In one window of Deltaproteobacteria bacterium DNA:
- a CDS encoding AzlC family ABC transporter permease, which produces MIEVKGKLTQGAAAAWPICLGYMPIGLAFGVLAQKAGLTPLQVGLMSLCVFAGSSQFIAVSMLSAGASLLSIVATTFMVNLRHLLMSSSLAALMKDKSRLKLSFFAYGVTDESFAVNYTRLIAGDWDLDRAMVLNQTANLTWLVSTVAGGFFGHLIPPHAFGIDYALTAMFICLLIFQLKDWVTILTAVLAGLVAVALALVIPGNAYIVLASMLAAGFGVAIKRAGGR; this is translated from the coding sequence ATGATCGAGGTAAAAGGAAAACTGACTCAGGGAGCCGCCGCCGCCTGGCCGATCTGCCTGGGGTACATGCCCATCGGCCTGGCTTTCGGCGTGCTGGCTCAGAAAGCGGGCCTGACGCCTTTGCAGGTCGGATTGATGTCGTTGTGCGTATTTGCCGGCAGTTCACAGTTCATCGCCGTGTCCATGCTTTCGGCGGGGGCTTCGCTGCTATCCATTGTCGCCACTACCTTCATGGTCAACCTGCGGCACCTGCTGATGAGTTCCTCCCTGGCGGCGCTTATGAAAGACAAGAGCCGGCTGAAGCTTTCTTTTTTCGCTTACGGGGTCACCGATGAAAGTTTTGCCGTCAACTATACCCGCCTGATTGCAGGCGACTGGGATCTGGACCGTGCGATGGTATTGAACCAGACTGCCAACCTGACCTGGTTGGTCAGCACGGTTGCCGGCGGATTTTTCGGTCATCTGATTCCGCCGCACGCATTCGGGATCGATTACGCCCTCACGGCCATGTTCATCTGTCTTCTTATTTTTCAACTCAAAGACTGGGTGACGATCCTGACGGCCGTCTTGGCCGGCCTGGTGGCGGTGGCGCTGGCGCTAGTCATTCCCGGTAATGCCTACATCGTCCTGGCCAGCATGCTGGCGGCAGGGTTCGGCGTGGCGATCAAGAGAGCAGGGGGACGGTGA
- the rsmG gene encoding 16S rRNA (guanine(527)-N(7))-methyltransferase RsmG — translation MKRRMSIGSPAWISTIVDGAGMLGMRLSAKQAEEFAVHARELVHWNRKVNLTAITDPFDMAVKHYLDSIIAVPLIDDHMTADSGASLLDVGSGAGFPGIPLKIVRPSLSVTLLEARRKRVNYLKQAIRSLQIGGIHVRRQRFEDVPQEERFDLIVCRAFADLEPFVRSALPMLNGNGMVVAYKGRHDGRLAAEIEGLRAMEGQGGSGSTKGGGSRIRVAVRQCRLPYIQTERTLVTVRTLKSLN, via the coding sequence TTGAAGCGCAGGATGAGCATCGGTTCTCCCGCCTGGATTTCCACGATTGTCGACGGTGCCGGTATGTTGGGCATGCGTCTGTCGGCGAAGCAGGCCGAGGAATTTGCCGTGCATGCCCGGGAGTTGGTGCACTGGAACCGCAAAGTCAACCTGACCGCCATCACCGATCCTTTTGACATGGCCGTCAAGCACTACCTGGATTCCATCATCGCCGTCCCGCTCATCGACGATCACATGACGGCCGACTCCGGCGCATCCCTGCTGGACGTGGGATCCGGCGCCGGATTTCCGGGAATACCGCTCAAAATCGTCAGGCCGTCATTGTCCGTTACGCTTTTGGAGGCCAGGCGTAAACGGGTCAACTATTTGAAACAGGCCATTCGTTCCCTGCAGATCGGGGGCATACATGTCCGACGGCAGCGTTTTGAAGATGTGCCGCAGGAGGAGCGGTTCGATCTGATCGTGTGCCGGGCCTTTGCCGATCTGGAGCCCTTTGTCCGGTCGGCACTGCCGATGCTGAACGGCAACGGAATGGTCGTGGCTTACAAGGGAAGGCACGACGGCAGGCTGGCGGCGGAAATCGAGGGGCTGCGCGCAATGGAGGGTCAAGGCGGCTCCGGATCGACAAAAGGAGGCGGATCACGAATTCGGGTCGCTGTGCGGCAATGCCGCCTGCCCTACATTCAAACCGAAAGAACCTTGGTGACGGTGAGGACGCTGAAATCACTTAATTGA
- a CDS encoding HD domain-containing protein, translated as MQTTEDRLKKQVQFILEIDKLKKIVRQSLLSDRSRKENDAEHSWHIALMAVLLSEHADKKGIDLKHVVTMLLVHDLVEIDAGDTFCYDEKGNVDKLEREIKAADRIFNLLPPDQAAYFRSLWDEFESRQTAEARFAAAMDRLEPLLLNYHTDGGTWKEHGVKKKQVVSRNQPIEKGSATLWEYASQLIEDAVAKGYMRE; from the coding sequence ATGCAAACCACTGAAGACAGATTAAAAAAACAGGTTCAATTCATTCTCGAAATCGACAAACTGAAAAAAATCGTACGCCAAAGCCTTTTGTCCGACCGGTCGCGCAAGGAAAACGATGCCGAACATTCCTGGCACATTGCCCTGATGGCGGTTCTGCTTTCTGAACATGCCGACAAAAAGGGCATCGATCTCAAGCACGTGGTGACCATGCTGCTGGTGCACGACCTGGTGGAAATCGACGCCGGCGACACCTTCTGCTACGATGAAAAAGGCAATGTCGACAAGTTGGAGCGCGAAATAAAAGCGGCCGACCGGATTTTCAACCTGCTGCCCCCGGATCAGGCCGCTTATTTTCGATCCCTTTGGGATGAATTCGAATCGCGTCAGACCGCCGAGGCTCGATTCGCAGCCGCCATGGACCGGTTAGAGCCCCTCCTGCTCAATTACCACACCGACGGCGGCACCTGGAAGGAACACGGCGTTAAAAAAAAACAGGTCGTTTCCCGCAACCAGCCGATCGAGAAGGGTTCCGCCACCCTCTGGGAGTACGCCTCGCAGTTGATCGAGGATGCCGTGGCCAAGGGGTACATGCGGGAATGA
- a CDS encoding GNAT family N-acetyltransferase: protein MNLKEYCPDKLASAEDAVAMIKRGSRVFIGTGCGEPQHLIRSMVKDPKLQDIMIYQMLSMTLAEFVDDPDFLRRFSLKLFFISSQMRKAAFEGKIDYLPTYLSQIPRLFSSHRIGLDVALVQVSPPDKFGYCSLGVSVDITRSGLENAGTVIAQVNPKMPRTWGDSFVHVDELDCIVWHEEPLVEALPSVKDEKIAVRIAFFVNQLVDDGATLQIGFGHLPYAILKYLDDKKDLGIHTQLITDGFLPLFEKNVISNKKKTLLPGRVVASLCMGSDKIYDYVNNNPMFYFRSSEFVNDPTVIARNDNLVSISSALEVDLTGQVCSDSMGYMFYSGIGDQVDFLRGSAMSKGGFSIIALPSTAQNGKVSRIVPHLSEGAGVATTRGDVNFIITEYGIAELQGKGIYQRVMELAQIAHPKFREDLIEFAKKRHYIFQDQMPPSSEDLLFLESYKRNFTLKNGKTVEFRPLLPSDEFAYRNFFYSLQEKTIYFRFFYRMQLFSHEVVQKQWASVDYRKNMSIVGLVQKGGHKEIMAIGSYADDGGRAEVAFVVREDFQGLGTASFLLDMLEGIARENDYTGFTATVLRENAAMLHVFKKRYPHARIESSIGGDVEIVMDFDPPEEKADA, encoded by the coding sequence ATGAATTTAAAAGAATACTGTCCCGACAAACTGGCCAGCGCCGAAGACGCCGTCGCGATGATCAAACGCGGAAGCCGAGTTTTCATCGGCACGGGATGCGGGGAACCGCAACATCTGATCCGCTCGATGGTCAAGGACCCGAAGCTGCAGGACATCATGATCTATCAGATGCTGTCCATGACCCTGGCCGAGTTTGTCGACGACCCCGATTTCCTGCGCCGCTTTTCCCTGAAACTGTTTTTCATCAGCAGCCAGATGCGCAAGGCGGCGTTCGAGGGCAAGATAGACTACCTGCCCACCTATCTTTCCCAGATACCCAGACTGTTCTCGAGCCATCGCATTGGCCTGGACGTGGCCCTGGTGCAGGTGAGCCCCCCCGACAAGTTCGGCTATTGCAGTCTCGGCGTTTCCGTCGACATCACCCGCTCGGGTCTCGAGAACGCCGGAACGGTGATTGCCCAGGTAAATCCGAAAATGCCGCGAACCTGGGGAGACAGTTTCGTCCACGTGGACGAACTCGACTGTATTGTCTGGCATGAAGAACCGCTGGTGGAAGCCCTCCCCAGCGTGAAGGACGAAAAAATCGCCGTGCGCATCGCCTTTTTTGTCAATCAACTCGTCGACGACGGCGCCACGCTGCAGATCGGTTTCGGTCATCTGCCCTATGCCATTCTCAAGTATCTCGACGACAAGAAGGATCTCGGCATTCACACGCAGCTGATCACCGACGGTTTTCTGCCGCTTTTCGAGAAAAACGTGATCTCCAACAAGAAAAAAACCCTTCTGCCCGGCCGGGTGGTGGCCTCTCTGTGCATGGGATCCGATAAGATATACGACTACGTGAACAATAATCCCATGTTTTATTTCCGCTCCTCGGAGTTCGTCAACGACCCGACGGTCATCGCCCGCAACGACAATCTGGTTTCCATCAGCTCCGCCCTCGAGGTCGACCTTACCGGGCAGGTTTGCTCCGACTCCATGGGGTACATGTTTTACAGCGGCATCGGCGATCAGGTGGATTTCCTGCGGGGCAGCGCCATGTCCAAGGGGGGTTTTTCCATTATTGCCCTGCCGTCGACAGCCCAGAACGGCAAGGTTTCGCGCATCGTTCCCCACCTGAGTGAGGGCGCCGGCGTGGCCACCACCCGCGGGGATGTGAATTTCATCATCACCGAGTACGGCATCGCCGAGCTTCAGGGCAAGGGTATCTACCAGCGGGTGATGGAACTGGCCCAGATCGCCCACCCGAAATTCCGGGAGGACCTGATCGAATTCGCCAAAAAACGCCACTACATCTTTCAGGACCAGATGCCGCCGTCGAGTGAGGACCTCCTGTTTCTGGAGAGTTACAAACGCAACTTCACGCTGAAAAACGGTAAAACCGTCGAATTCCGCCCCCTGCTTCCCTCTGATGAGTTCGCTTATCGTAATTTTTTCTACAGCCTGCAGGAGAAAACCATTTACTTCCGTTTCTTTTATCGCATGCAGCTCTTTTCCCACGAGGTGGTGCAGAAGCAGTGGGCTTCGGTCGATTACCGCAAGAACATGTCCATCGTGGGGCTGGTGCAGAAGGGCGGCCACAAGGAGATCATGGCTATCGGTTCCTATGCCGACGACGGCGGCCGGGCGGAGGTCGCCTTTGTGGTCAGGGAGGATTTTCAGGGCCTGGGCACGGCCTCGTTTCTGCTTGATATGCTCGAAGGCATAGCAAGGGAGAACGATTACACCGGTTTTACCGCGACGGTGTTGCGGGAAAATGCGGCCATGCTGCATGTGTTCAAGAAACGCTACCCGCATGCCAGGATCGAGAGCTCGATTGGAGGCGATGTCGAGATCGTCATGGATTTCGATCCACCGGAAGAAAAGGCGGACGCGTAA
- a CDS encoding MBL fold metallo-hydrolase produces the protein MIIDQPGKVTERITLLGTKESCVYLLDGGESYTLLGGGFTSIAPAVEGQLKDLEIEPERIHQLVILHSHFDHCGIVPYFKKKWPWIRVVASERAKKLLSTPKVAAGIGALNRQRLKEVLPDVSAGDLCLDGFNIGVDRVVADGDILTCGRLDLQVLETPGHSTCSLSLYFPLEKALFASDAAGIPTGEMVFTAANSSFDDYLRSLERMFALEPEILLAEHQGCRTGEDCRKFMALSRESALQTRDLVESTYARTGDIEKSTEEITDKFMTMVPGGWMSAWVMKLVVGSMVYQVSRRRSKV, from the coding sequence ATGATCATCGACCAACCCGGAAAGGTTACGGAACGTATCACCCTGTTGGGGACCAAGGAAAGCTGTGTCTACCTGCTTGACGGAGGGGAATCGTACACGCTCTTGGGCGGCGGATTTACCTCTATCGCTCCGGCTGTCGAAGGGCAGCTGAAGGACCTGGAAATCGAACCCGAGCGCATTCATCAACTGGTGATTCTGCATTCCCATTTCGACCACTGCGGCATCGTGCCCTATTTCAAGAAAAAGTGGCCGTGGATCCGGGTTGTGGCTTCCGAAAGAGCCAAAAAGCTTCTGTCGACCCCCAAAGTGGCGGCCGGCATCGGGGCGTTGAACCGGCAGCGCCTCAAGGAAGTCCTGCCGGATGTTTCCGCCGGCGATCTGTGCCTCGACGGCTTCAACATAGGCGTCGACCGGGTGGTCGCCGACGGCGACATCCTCACATGCGGCCGCCTCGACCTGCAGGTTCTCGAAACCCCCGGGCATTCCACCTGCTCCCTGTCCCTCTATTTCCCCCTGGAAAAGGCGCTGTTCGCCTCGGATGCGGCCGGAATCCCGACCGGGGAGATGGTGTTCACCGCGGCCAACTCCAGTTTCGACGATTACCTGCGCAGCCTTGAAAGGATGTTCGCTTTAGAACCTGAAATCCTTTTGGCCGAACATCAGGGGTGCCGGACGGGTGAGGACTGCCGTAAGTTCATGGCCCTGTCCCGGGAGTCGGCCCTTCAAACGCGCGATCTTGTGGAAAGCACCTATGCGCGCACGGGCGACATAGAAAAGAGCACCGAGGAGATTACGGATAAATTCATGACGATGGTCCCCGGCGGCTGGATGTCGGCATGGGTAATGAAGCTGGTGGTGGGGAGCATGGTCTATCAGGTCAGCCGCAGGCGTTCAAAGGTGTAG
- a CDS encoding AzlD domain-containing protein, whose translation MDYVILIALMGAVTYLPRWMPLFFLSRYNLPGLFVEWLELIPASILAAILLPALIVTGEPRSFDPFGQELLVALPTFLFALMTRSLGGTVVVGMLLYWLAGKMF comes from the coding sequence ATGGATTATGTCATCCTGATTGCCCTGATGGGTGCGGTAACCTACCTGCCACGCTGGATGCCGCTGTTTTTTCTCTCGCGCTACAATTTGCCCGGCCTGTTCGTGGAATGGCTGGAACTCATTCCGGCATCCATCCTGGCGGCGATTCTTCTGCCGGCCCTGATCGTAACCGGTGAACCGCGCAGTTTTGATCCATTCGGCCAGGAGTTGCTGGTGGCTTTGCCGACCTTTTTGTTCGCCCTGATGACGAGATCGCTGGGCGGTACGGTAGTCGTGGGGATGCTGCTGTACTGGCTGGCTGGCAAAATGTTCTAG